AGAGAGATTAACTCCTTTTGTTTTTTTCGTCTTGCAACACGGCCTCCGCGCATCGGATACCGCTAAGTACCGCGCTTTCGATCGTCGAAGGTAATTCATCGGCGATCCAGTCTCCGGCTAAATACAACCCTTGAATTCCAGTGCGACTATGAAAACGATACGAATCTTTCGCATGATTGTTCGAGGTGGCGCGCACCGACTTGATAATTTCAATACGACGAACCGAACTAGGTTTAAAATTTTTAAACAGAAGTGTCATGTCATCTGTTATTCTCTTTTCCCAAATTGACGCCGCATCAAAAACAGACGCGCCGGGGTGGCTGATCGTAATCTGAATACATTCTGAGTTTTTTTTGAATACCCATTGTACGTGCGTTCCTATACATGCGGCCATAGGTCCGTCGAATAACGCATCCGGATGCATCTCATTTAACCATATATAGGCCGATAATATCGGTGCCGATGAAAAATTTTGGAAACGTGATGTCCATTCGTTTTCTACAGGTAAAAGCTTGCCGGCACTCCACGGCGGTACGGCCATAATGACTTTATCAGCCCGAATGATTTCGCCGTTTCGCAACGTGATTCCATCTACCCGGCCATTAGAAACGGTGATATGGCGTACAAATGAATGAAAATGCAACGAACAACTTTTTTGTTTTAAAAACCTTACAGCCGGTTCGACCAATACGGCGTCGAGTGATTTTTCCGGAATAATAAAACGTCCATCGTCGCGTGAACCGAAAAAAATTCGTCGCATAGCCTCGCCAAACTGAACCACATCGGCATCTTCGGGATGCTGATTCATAATCGCTAAACAAATCGGGTTCCAAAACCATCGTCGTGTGTCCTGCGTAAATCGCCAGGCGTCCAACCAATCGGATACAAACCGTCCCCTTATTAACGGTTTACGCATTGATAAACCCGCCCTCAAAATACGCCAGCGTTCGCTCAATGGGATCGCATCGTATCGCATAATACCGTACAGGGCATACCACGGCGCAGGCCAATCCGGTAAATTCAAACAGGCTATCCGGCCATCGACGGAATAAAAATTCAAAGGAAACGATTTTTTGGGAATATCCAATGAGGCATTTAATGAATCAAGCCACGCACGGGTAGCATGATAACACCCCATCAGGAGATGCTGGCCGTTGTCGAGTGTCGATCGTGATGCAACATCGGTAAACGAAAAAGTACGCCCTCCGGCATAGGCATTTTTTTCATATAAACTTACATCATGCCCCGCCTGTGCAAGCGTCGTCGCGGCAGCCAGTCCGGCTGTACCGGCGCCGATGATGATTATTTGAGAGGGAGATTTAGCCACGGTAAGGGCGATCATCAAACCAAGTTCGGCCTGCGGTTTGTATTTTTTCCGATAAAGTAAGGCTTACCCGATGAGCGGTCGGTGTAAAGCCGGTTTGTTCGATTTTATCAAGCAATAACCGATACATGTTTTCCATGACCCGTGCCGGAAAAAGCGCCAACGACGGATACGCACGAAACGCTTCATCGGCCAATTGGAATTGTTTTCTCGCTTCGGCACATTGCAGCCTCAACGCATCCTGAACGGCTGACGGATTATCAAAAAACGCACGCCGATCCGTCACCGGAAAATAGATCCGGCCGTCCGCTATATCAGATGCTGCATCACGAATCGTATTGGTCAATTGTAAAGCTAAACCGGCATGCAACGCAAACCGTTCACTGGCCGTATGATGCGCTCCCAAAATCCTAATGATCATCAATCCAACGGCTGACGCAACGCAATAGCAATATTCATACAATTCATCAAACGTGCGGTATTCTCTGCGCTCTAAATCCATTTCCATCCCGCGAATAACGTCATGAAACAATTGAACAGGAATCGAAAAATCACGCGCAACCCGCATCACCCGATTGAGCAAATAATATGACGAATGACCGCGCTCGGCGGCAATCAATTCTTTTTTCCATACAGACAAATGCGTCGCGGCATCGGAACCATTTTGATCCACGATATCATCCGTGATCCGGCAAAATGCATATACCGTAAAAATAGCTTCGCGTTTCCCTCCCGGAAAGAGCATCATCGGATAATAAAAGCTGCTGCCGGAGCGTCGCGTAATACTTCGGGCATCCTCTTGCAATATCGTTTCTATATCCATAAAACGCGCCATAGTATCCAAAATTTGTCTTTTAAACCAATCGTCGGACGATGATTCAGCGTATCACCGCCCGTTTTTTCCATTTTCATAAGCACACGTAATCCGCTCAACCATATCATACCGATGATTTTGCGATCTTTGAAACGCAGGTAACCCAACAACGCATGCCCTTGATCAAACAAATCACGTGTTTTTTTTAAACAGACCGCCATCGTCTTTGAAAACGACGTATTTACCGTTTTATTTTTCCAGTCTTCTTCGGTATAGCCGCATTCTTTCATCAGTTCCAGCGGTATATACAGCCGGTTTTTCTGAAGATCAATGAATACATCCTGCCAATGATTGGTGAGCTGGAGCGCCGAACAAATGGCATCCGACAAAGGGGTCATTTTTTCCCACATAGTCGAGTTATGTGTGTAACCAAGGATATGCAGTACGATGAGGCCGACCGGATTGGCCGAATAACGACAATACCCCATGAGTTGCTCTTCGTCGGTATATCTATTTTTGAGAAGATCTACTTTGAAGGCGCTCAGGACATCATCCAACCATTGACGGGGAATACCGCCCTTTTGCAACGTCACGGACAGCGCCGCAAACATCGGATCTTTGGCGCGTCCTTCTTCGCTGGCTTTGAGCGCAGCCTGCATCCATAAAAGTCCGTGCATACGTTGTTCGATAGTGCCGGTGCCTTCGTCAGCTACATCATCGGCGCGGCGTAAAAAGGTATAAACCGCCGCAAGGTGACGGCGTTGAGCGGCATTAAAAATCCATGAAATAACAGGGAAATTTTCGTAATGCGAAGCGGCAAAATCCCGGCACATCGCATAGGCCGCGTCTATTTCATCGTCGGAATACGAACCGATCGCCCGCTCCTCATTCATCGCGTTCTCGCAGGGTTAGGCCGACTACCAAAAGCGCGAGTACGATATTGAATCCTACGAGTGCAGAATACCGGCGATGCCATGCGTCGAATTCCTTACGCTCGGGGCGCGGATCGTTTTCTTTGGCGTATTGATCGAAGTCTACGATTTTTTCTTTGAGCATCGTCATCTGCGGCGTGATAAAATCCGCGTAGAAAAAAAGATTGATCAGCATCACACCGGACACGATCCCACGTACACGCGACCATAGTGATTTTTGACGCCTATACAGAACAAAGGACGATACAACGATCAACGCCGCACACACGTATTCCAGATGATTCATTCGAACAAGAATCAATCCGTTGATATATCCGGCGATGGTTTTGGAATCAAGGTTTCTAAAAATAGTACCGGCGACACCGTATGCCAAAAACACGAGAATGCCGATCCATGCACCGGCAAACAATAATATCGCTCCGCGCCATGTATAATTTCGGATACTCATGCGTTGGTACTCCCGTTAAATCGCGAGGGTGAAAAGGGTGCCAACATCGGCGAAGGTTTGCCTGTGATGATCATATCGGCTATAAGTTTGGCCGTTATCGGCATAAGAAGAATGCCATTGCGAAAATGCCCTGTTGCTACGACGAGGTTGGTCAAGCGTGTTTCACCAAGCAACGGAAGGCGATCCGCACTACAGGGACGCAAACCGGCCCACCGCTCTACCGATTCGAAAGTTTTGGACTGCGGGATCAATGCTCTTAGTTTTTCGATAAATCCGACAATCACCGAGGGCGTCACGGCTTTATCAAAGCCGGCATCTTCGACCGTTGAGCCGATAAGCAGCCGACCGCTATTGCGCGGTACGTAATAAAAATCTTCAAGGTATGCCGGGTATCGAATAAAATCAGGTTTCGGCATTTGCATCGCGACGATCTGCCCCCGTATCGGTTTGATCTCCGGTATCGTTTGTGTCAATCCGGGAATCTGTGATGACCATGCACCGGCGGCCAATACATATCGTGCCGCAGATACCGTCCCGGTTTTGGTTTGAAGATGATCAATCGCTTCATTATTGAGTATGATGGATTCGACCGCAGAATACTCCAAGATATCCACGCCGAGATTTTTGCAGCATTCGGCCAGCGCGGCGCTCAATTTGCGGTTTTCCACCTGATGGTTATCCGGCAAATGAATCGCCGCCATGCCTTCGCGCAATGCAGGCTCCGCTTCGCCGGTTTGTTCGACGCTCCAAAAATGCGCATGCATCCCGAGCCCGACATACCACGACAACCATGGCTTCGGATCCATTTCAGGTGAGATAAGTTTGAGAATGCCTTCTTTGCGGTATTCGCAATCCATACGGCTGTGGTATTCGATACGCCGAATGGTCTCTTCATACATGTTTTGACTTTCCCTGCACAATCGAAAAAAAGCTTTTTCGCGATCCGACAAATTTTGACGCGGCATGATCAACTGCGGTTCGAGCATGCCTGCGGATGCGTGGGAAGCCTCATATCCCGTTTGTGTTTTTTCTAAAATGGCTACTTTTATTTTGCTGTGACGAAATTTGATTTCATACGCGATCGAAAGCCCGATCACACCCCCGCCGATCACAACGACATCATATATTTTCAAAACTAACTCCTGGTTGATGCTGACAATTCAATATAGAAGCGTTGTCTTAAAAAATCAAGCTTGGGCACGTACTGAAACGCTTAATTTTCAATGGTTTTAGGCGTTTTTTATGCTTGATATTGGCTTAGCCAAGAAATATATTGCCGCGTTGTAATCCGCAATTCTTTTATCTATTTATTGTAATTTTAAATATACAATTCCGGGAGTTTTTTAGTGGAACCGAAAAAGCTTGGCCGTTATG
This is a stretch of genomic DNA from bacterium. It encodes these proteins:
- a CDS encoding phytoene/squalene synthase family protein; this encodes MDIETILQEDARSITRRSGSSFYYPMMLFPGGKREAIFTVYAFCRITDDIVDQNGSDAATHLSVWKKELIAAERGHSSYYLLNRVMRVARDFSIPVQLFHDVIRGMEMDLERREYRTFDELYEYCYCVASAVGLMIIRILGAHHTASERFALHAGLALQLTNTIRDAASDIADGRIYFPVTDRRAFFDNPSAVQDALRLQCAEARKQFQLADEAFRAYPSLALFPARVMENMYRLLLDKIEQTGFTPTAHRVSLTLSEKIQTAGRTWFDDRPYRG
- the hpnC gene encoding squalene synthase HpnC, which codes for MNEERAIGSYSDDEIDAAYAMCRDFAASHYENFPVISWIFNAAQRRHLAAVYTFLRRADDVADEGTGTIEQRMHGLLWMQAALKASEEGRAKDPMFAALSVTLQKGGIPRQWLDDVLSAFKVDLLKNRYTDEEQLMGYCRYSANPVGLIVLHILGYTHNSTMWEKMTPLSDAICSALQLTNHWQDVFIDLQKNRLYIPLELMKECGYTEEDWKNKTVNTSFSKTMAVCLKKTRDLFDQGHALLGYLRFKDRKIIGMIWLSGLRVLMKMEKTGGDTLNHRPTIGLKDKFWILWRVLWI
- a CDS encoding FAD-dependent oxidoreductase codes for the protein MIALTVAKSPSQIIIIGAGTAGLAAATTLAQAGHDVSLYEKNAYAGGRTFSFTDVASRSTLDNGQHLLMGCYHATRAWLDSLNASLDIPKKSFPLNFYSVDGRIACLNLPDWPAPWYALYGIMRYDAIPLSERWRILRAGLSMRKPLIRGRFVSDWLDAWRFTQDTRRWFWNPICLAIMNQHPEDADVVQFGEAMRRIFFGSRDDGRFIIPEKSLDAVLVEPAVRFLKQKSCSLHFHSFVRHITVSNGRVDGITLRNGEIIRADKVIMAVPPWSAGKLLPVENEWTSRFQNFSSAPILSAYIWLNEMHPDALFDGPMAACIGTHVQWVFKKNSECIQITISHPGASVFDAASIWEKRITDDMTLLFKNFKPSSVRRIEIIKSVRATSNNHAKDSYRFHSRTGIQGLYLAGDWIADELPSTIESAVLSGIRCAEAVLQDEKNKRS
- a CDS encoding DUF4149 domain-containing protein is translated as MSIRNYTWRGAILLFAGAWIGILVFLAYGVAGTIFRNLDSKTIAGYINGLILVRMNHLEYVCAALIVVSSFVLYRRQKSLWSRVRGIVSGVMLINLFFYADFITPQMTMLKEKIVDFDQYAKENDPRPERKEFDAWHRRYSALVGFNIVLALLVVGLTLRERDE
- the thiO gene encoding glycine oxidase ThiO; the encoded protein is MKIYDVVVIGGGVIGLSIAYEIKFRHSKIKVAILEKTQTGYEASHASAGMLEPQLIMPRQNLSDREKAFFRLCRESQNMYEETIRRIEYHSRMDCEYRKEGILKLISPEMDPKPWLSWYVGLGMHAHFWSVEQTGEAEPALREGMAAIHLPDNHQVENRKLSAALAECCKNLGVDILEYSAVESIILNNEAIDHLQTKTGTVSAARYVLAAGAWSSQIPGLTQTIPEIKPIRGQIVAMQMPKPDFIRYPAYLEDFYYVPRNSGRLLIGSTVEDAGFDKAVTPSVIVGFIEKLRALIPQSKTFESVERWAGLRPCSADRLPLLGETRLTNLVVATGHFRNGILLMPITAKLIADMIITGKPSPMLAPFSPSRFNGSTNA